The following are encoded in a window of Platichthys flesus chromosome 11, fPlaFle2.1, whole genome shotgun sequence genomic DNA:
- the crabp2a gene encoding cellular retinoic acid-binding protein 2a, whose product MERKIPDFAGRWEMKSSENFEELLKALNVNVMLRKIAVKAASKPQVEITQNGETLSIITSTTVRTTHITFTVGQEFNECTVDGRPCTSLPRWETDSKISCDQTLLKGEGPKTSWTREITNDGKLILTMRADDVICTRFYERP is encoded by the exons ATGGAGCGCAAAATCCCTGATTTCGCCGGACGCTGGGAGATGAAGAGCTCTGAGAACTTCGAGGAACTCTTGAAAGCGTTGA ATGTGAATGTGATGCTGCGTAAGATCGCGGTGAAGGCAGCCTCCAAGCCACAGGTGGAGATCACACAGAATGGAGAGACTCTGTCGATCATAACCTCAACCACAGTGCGCACCACCCACATCACCTTCACCGTGGGACAGGAGTTCAACGAGTGCACTGTGGACGGACGCCCCTGCACG AGTTTGCCTCGTTGGGAAACAGACAGTAAGATCAGCTGTGACCAGACTCTGTTGAAAGGAGAGGGGCCTAAGACATCCTGGACCCGGGAGATCACCAACGACGGAAAACTGATCCTG aCCATGAGAGCTGATGATGTGATTTGCACCAGATTCTACGAGCGACCATGA